A window from Chryseobacterium vaccae encodes these proteins:
- the gdhA gene encoding NADP-specific glutamate dehydrogenase, with protein sequence MEQYNIDQKIQEFIAKIEAKNPNEPEFLQAVKEVAVTVIPFIMTKKEYTGMKLLERMAEAERIIIFRVPWVDDKGEIQVNRGFRIQMNSAIGPYKGGIRFHPTVNLSVLKFLAFEQVFKNSLTTLPMGGGKGGSDFDPQGKSDMEVMRFCQAFMTELCKHIGPETDVPAGDIGVGAREIGYLFGQYKKIRNEFTGVLTGKGLAYGGSLIRPEATGYGVVYFAEQMLKTIGQNFEGKTVTVSGFGNVAWGVIKKATELGAKVVTISGPDGYIYDKDGISGEKIDYLLELRSSGNNRAEDYAKKYPSAEFHAGKRPWDVKCDVAFPSATQNELDLEDAKKLVENGCLCVTEAANMPSTLDAINYFLDNKVLFSPGKASNAGGVATSGLEMTQNSIRLNWTSEEVDARLKEIMIGIHKACRDYGKDEDGYVNYVKGANIAGFVKVAEAMLAQGVV encoded by the coding sequence ATGGAACAATATAATATTGACCAGAAAATCCAGGAGTTTATTGCAAAAATTGAAGCAAAAAATCCTAATGAGCCAGAATTTTTACAAGCTGTAAAAGAAGTTGCTGTAACTGTAATTCCGTTTATTATGACTAAAAAGGAATACACAGGCATGAAACTTCTTGAGAGAATGGCTGAAGCTGAAAGAATTATTATTTTCAGAGTTCCATGGGTTGATGATAAAGGAGAGATCCAGGTAAACAGAGGTTTCAGAATCCAGATGAACTCTGCAATCGGACCATACAAAGGAGGAATCCGTTTCCATCCTACTGTAAACCTGTCAGTTCTTAAATTCTTAGCATTCGAGCAGGTATTTAAAAACTCACTGACGACTCTTCCGATGGGTGGAGGTAAAGGAGGTTCTGATTTCGATCCTCAAGGAAAATCTGATATGGAAGTAATGCGTTTCTGCCAGGCTTTCATGACTGAATTATGCAAGCACATCGGTCCTGAAACAGACGTACCAGCAGGAGATATTGGTGTAGGAGCAAGAGAAATCGGATATTTATTCGGACAGTATAAGAAAATCAGAAATGAATTTACCGGTGTACTTACAGGAAAAGGTCTTGCCTATGGAGGTTCACTAATCCGTCCTGAAGCTACAGGATACGGTGTAGTATATTTCGCAGAGCAGATGCTTAAAACTATCGGACAGAATTTCGAAGGTAAAACAGTAACGGTTTCAGGTTTCGGAAACGTAGCCTGGGGAGTGATCAAAAAAGCGACTGAGCTTGGAGCGAAGGTAGTAACCATCTCTGGACCTGATGGATATATCTATGATAAAGATGGTATCAGTGGAGAAAAAATTGATTATTTATTAGAACTAAGATCTTCAGGAAACAACAGAGCTGAGGATTATGCTAAGAAATATCCATCTGCTGAATTCCACGCAGGAAAACGTCCTTGGGATGTAAAATGTGATGTAGCATTCCCATCTGCAACTCAAAATGAATTAGATCTTGAAGATGCTAAGAAATTGGTTGAGAACGGATGTCTTTGTGTAACTGAGGCTGCAAATATGCCTTCTACTTTAGATGCTATCAACTATTTCCTTGATAATAAAGTGTTATTCTCTCCTGGTAAAGCTTCCAATGCCGGAGGTGTTGCTACTTCAGGTCTTGAAATGACGCAGAACTCTATCCGTCTTAACTGGACTTCTGAAGAGGTAGATGCAAGATTGAAGGAAATCATGATCGGTATCCACAAAGCTTGTAGAGACTACGGAAAAGATGAGGATGGTTATGTAAACTACGTAAAAGGCGCCAATATTGCCGGATTCGTGAAGGTTGCAGAAGCCATGTTAGCTCAAGGAGTGGTATAA